In Desulfomonile tiedjei DSM 6799, a genomic segment contains:
- the rfaE1 gene encoding D-glycero-beta-D-manno-heptose-7-phosphate kinase → MLIRKLKPAPILVAGDVMVDEYIIGDVERISPESPVPVLVARDRLRKPGGAGNVVQNIVTMGGEVALFATVGKDNPGKWFKNYCEHIGVESFWVKEDASRPTTIKTRVVARNQQIVRIDEEHVGPLPTELENLIVKEIGSAITQVRAVVISDYGKGFLTPRILEALISGARAQGIPIIVDPKGMDFRRYRGATYITPNLKEASLASGIEIHSEESLVNAGKALLEQADVQAVIITRGRDGSTLVTRKKAQDFSARQVEIVDVTGAGDTVIATMALAVANGLSIESAAGLANLAASLVVARFGAASVTLDEMVDSLNGQVRDNKCISFEDISSVLRNHRIAGHKIVFTNGCFDLFHAGHLDLLRQTSSLGEVTVVGINSDESVRRLKGPSRPIIALPDRIAVLAALNFVDYIVPFSEDTPLKLIQEVQPDVLVKGEDWAGKEVVGSDVVNARGGRVQFAKFVPGISTTSLIKKIRGEG, encoded by the coding sequence ATGCTTATTAGAAAACTGAAACCCGCGCCTATCCTCGTTGCGGGAGACGTTATGGTAGATGAATACATTATTGGGGATGTGGAACGCATTTCGCCGGAATCTCCCGTTCCGGTTCTCGTGGCCAGAGATCGTCTGCGGAAGCCGGGTGGAGCGGGCAATGTGGTTCAGAATATTGTCACAATGGGAGGAGAAGTCGCTCTTTTTGCCACGGTCGGAAAGGACAACCCCGGAAAGTGGTTCAAGAATTATTGCGAGCACATAGGTGTGGAAAGTTTTTGGGTGAAAGAAGATGCCTCTCGTCCGACCACGATCAAGACTCGGGTGGTAGCTCGGAATCAACAGATTGTGCGTATCGACGAAGAACATGTGGGGCCGCTTCCCACAGAGCTTGAAAATCTGATAGTCAAGGAAATCGGCTCTGCCATCACCCAGGTGAGAGCAGTGGTTATATCGGATTATGGAAAGGGGTTTCTCACTCCGCGTATCCTGGAAGCCCTTATTTCAGGTGCGAGAGCACAGGGGATTCCCATCATCGTCGATCCCAAAGGCATGGATTTCCGGCGATACAGAGGGGCCACATACATCACACCCAATTTGAAGGAAGCTTCTCTCGCTTCCGGAATAGAGATCCATTCTGAAGAATCGCTTGTAAACGCGGGCAAGGCGCTCCTGGAGCAGGCAGACGTTCAGGCTGTAATTATCACACGCGGGAGAGACGGAAGTACTCTGGTCACCCGGAAGAAGGCGCAGGATTTTTCAGCCCGTCAGGTGGAAATTGTGGACGTTACCGGCGCTGGAGACACGGTGATTGCTACCATGGCCCTTGCGGTTGCAAACGGATTGTCCATTGAAAGTGCGGCCGGCCTTGCGAATCTTGCGGCGTCTCTCGTGGTGGCCCGTTTTGGAGCAGCTTCCGTGACCCTGGATGAGATGGTCGATTCTCTCAACGGCCAGGTTCGGGACAATAAGTGCATCTCCTTCGAGGACATTTCGTCCGTATTGCGCAACCACCGTATCGCAGGTCACAAAATCGTTTTCACCAACGGTTGTTTTGACCTGTTCCATGCCGGGCATCTGGATCTCCTGAGGCAGACATCTTCTCTCGGCGAAGTTACAGTTGTTGGGATCAACTCCGACGAATCCGTGCGGCGGCTGAAAGGACCGAGCCGGCCGATCATCGCACTCCCGGATCGCATTGCAGTTCTGGCTGCATTAAATTTCGTCGATTACATCGTACCTTTTTCGGAAGATACCCCGCTCAAACTCATTCAGGAAGTTCAGCCTGACGTGCTGGTCAAAGGGGAAGACTGGGCCGGCAAAGAAGTCGTGGGCTCAGATGTGGTCAATGCCCGGGGCGGTAGAGTGCAGTTCGCAAAGTTTGTCCCCGGAATTTCCACAACATCGCTCATTAAGAAAATTCGAGGCGAAGGCTGA